One window from the genome of Candidatus Synechococcus calcipolaris G9 encodes:
- the atpE gene encoding ATP synthase F0 subunit C codes for MDPLVAAASVIAAALAIGLAAIGPGIGQGNASGQAVEGIARQPEAEGKIRGTLLLTLAFMESLTIYGLVIALVLLFANPFAS; via the coding sequence ATGGATCCGTTAGTTGCTGCTGCTTCTGTGATTGCCGCTGCCCTGGCCATTGGTCTTGCTGCAATTGGCCCTGGCATTGGTCAGGGTAATGCCTCTGGTCAAGCGGTGGAAGGGATTGCCCGCCAGCCAGAAGCTGAAGGTAAAATTCGTGGAACCTTACTCTTAACCCTGGCATTCATGGAATCCCTAACCATTTACGGCTTGGTGATTGCCTTGGTGCTTCTGTTCGCTAACCCCTTTGCATCTTAA